A genomic window from Pyricularia oryzae 70-15 chromosome 7, whole genome shotgun sequence includes:
- a CDS encoding glucan endo-1,3-alpha-glucosidase agn1, which yields MAIFGCFSAGARAKAVFAHFMVGNVGSYAVSDWQEDIRLAVESGIDGFALNIASQDPSIPPSIHNAFEAAAPTANKFKLFFSFDYEAQGPWSKDAVVHLVNKYKANPAYQKHLNTSKPLVSTFEGAKQSADWKDIKAQTGAFFIPDWSSIGAPAAVATGVVDGLFSWEAWPKSAVAMTTAPDEAYRAALGKDKVYMMPVSPWFYTNLPGWGKNWVWRGDELWHDRWEQVLAVQPDYVQIITWNDYGESHYIGPVNDKCLGLFDAGKAPLNYAKDMPHDGWRAFLPWVIQAYKTGKRPAVTAEAEKLVVWYRKNPSTGGSDSGTTGNHRGHGQVEVKPVEVLQDRVFFSALLSGPADVSVTIGGKDGRASWEDRPQGGAGLYHGSVPFDGREGDVVVSVMREGKAVKQVKGVPITSRCERSLVNWNAWVGSS from the exons ATGGCAATCTTTGGCTGCTTCTCTGCGGGCGCCCGTGCCAAAGCAGTTTTTGCGCATTTTATG GTGGGAAATGTTGGGTCTTATGCAGTTTCCGACTGGCAAGAGGACATCCGCCTGGCCGTTGAATCTGGCATCGACGGCTTCGCATTAAACATCGCCTCCCAGGACCCCTCAATCCCGCCGTCCATCCACAATGCATTCGAGGCCGCCGCGCCCACCGCCAACAAGTTCAAGCTGTTTTTCTCATTCGACTACGAAGCCCAAGGTCCCTGGAGCAAAGATGCCGTCGTCCACCTTGTAAACAAGTACAAGGCCAACCCGGCGTACCAGAAGCACCTCAACACGAGCAAGCCGCTCGTCTCGACCTTTGAGGGTGCCAAGCAGAGCGCAGACTGGAAGGACATCAAGGCACAGACCGGTGCATTCTTCATTCCGGATTGGAGCTCGATCGGCGCCCCCGCCGCGGTCGCCACAGGGGTGGTCGACGGTCTCTTCAGCTGGGAGGCTTGGCCCAAGAGCGCGGTGGCCATGACGACGGCACCCGACGAAGCTTACCGCGCCGCGCTGGGCAAGGACAAGGTGTACATGATGCCCGTGTCGCCGTGGTTCTACACCAATTTGCCCGGCTGGGGCAAGAACTGGGTGTGGCGCGGCGACGAGCTGTGGCACGACCGCTGGGAGCAGGTCCTGGCCGTGCAGCCCGACTACGTGCAGATCATCACGTGGAACGACTACGGCGAGAGCCACTACATCGGGCCCGTCAACGACAAGTGCCTCGGCCTGTTTGACGCCGGCAAGGCGCCGCTCAACTACGCCAAGGACATGCCGCACGACGGGTGGCGCGCGTTCCTCCCGTGGGTCATCCAGGCGTACAAGACGGGCAAGCGGCCCGCCGTgacggccgaggccgagaagcTCGTCGTCTGGTACAGGAAGAACCCGTCCACCGGTGGGAGTGATAGCGGCACTACGGGCAACCACAGAGGCCACGGGCAGGTCGAGGTCAAGCCAGTCGAGGTGCTGCAGGACAGGGTCTTCTTCTCGGCGCTGCTGAGCGGGCCGGCCGACGTCTCGGTGACCATCGGGGGCAAGGACGGGAGGGCTTCGTGGGAGGATAGGCCGCAAGGGGGAGCGGGCCTGTACCACGGGAGCGTGCCGTTTGATGGGCGGGAGGGAGACGTGGTTGTGAGCGTCATGAGGGAGGGCAAGGCGGTGAAGCAGGTCAAGGGGGTTCCCATCACGTCGAGATGCGAGAGGAGCCTGGTGAACTGGAACGCCTGGGTTGGGTCCTCCTAG